A portion of the Caenorhabditis elegans chromosome III genome contains these proteins:
- the K08E5.6 gene encoding uncharacterized protein (Confirmed by transcript evidence): MQLSILEQERRHIKSRMEKLNGDLKQVHEEMESFKRHHVNPILAYTFIISVYLSMLNATCQQAANFSAALYELKIKYCEEVTNLREVLDREAIHNELAQFKV; encoded by the exons ATGCAGCTTTCAATCTTGGAGCAAGAACGCAGACACATCAAATCTCGAATGGAGAAGCTTAACGGCGATCTAAAACAAGTCCATGAGGAGATGGAGAGCTTCAAGAGACACCACGTGAATCCAATTCTTGCCTACACCTTCATCATTTCAGTTTATCTATCTATGCTCAATGCCACGTGTCAACAGGCAGCAAACTTCTCAGCTGCTCTTTACGAATTAAAGATTAAGTACTGCGAGGAAGTGACGAATCTAAGAGAGGTACTAGACAGGGAGGCCATTCACAATGAG CTGGCCCAGTTCAAAGTCTAA
- the K08E5.1 gene encoding uncharacterized protein (Confirmed by transcript evidence), whose translation MAAGSDDDEPTTSKTSPSKYGSDDEEKEFDSGIVVPSGKRPRPADAVDSGSRTQHQEMKKRRVAHSESD comes from the exons ATGGCTGCCGGTTCCGATGATGATGAGCCGACGACGAGTAAGACATCGCCTTCAAAGTATGGATCGGACGACGAGGAAAAGGAATTCGACAGTGGCATTGTGGTCCCAAGTGGGAAAAG accCCGTCCAGCTGACGCCGTGGATTCCGGATCGCGGACGCAACATCAAGAAATGAAGAAGCGACGTGTTGCTCACTCGGAATCGgattaa